In Malus sylvestris chromosome 15, drMalSylv7.2, whole genome shotgun sequence, a single genomic region encodes these proteins:
- the LOC126602872 gene encoding LRR receptor-like serine/threonine-protein kinase GHR1: MHSQITSDSVKNITAHSSPSSVVDNGPGGDPRAMVVELDISADGPTIEKPSSLSPLFSSLNGLARLQRLELQANLLSGEFPELGSLQNLSYLDVSNNAISKGVPLNFLASLLQISMRNNNLEGNLPENIKQLGFLQPPVSPSPGAQSALIALDLSNNELSGMLPLFMAAMRRLTALTLENNKFTSMIPTTPTNEAVLSHKKLLSRAHKDLAVVIDVSFEEGFPLILTALEVLDNSTQLVLEMAQHLDENMVRIIAMDGTEGLVRGQSVLNTSGAPCQINEMGFD, translated from the exons ATGCACTCCCAGATCACGTCGGACTCCGTCAAAAACATCACCGCTCATTCTTCACCATCTTCTGTTGTTGATAATGGGCCTGGAGGAGACCCGAGGGCTATGGTTGTGGAGCTGGATATCAGCGCCGATGGCCCAACTATCGAGAAACCTTCATCCCTA TCTCCACTTTTTTCGAGCTTGAACGGCCTGGCGAGGTTGCAGCGGCTCGAGCTCCAAGCGAACCTGCTTAGCGGCGAGTTTCCCGAGTTGGGTTCTCTTCAGAACCTCAGCTACTTAGACGTCAGCAACAACGCCATCTCCAAAGGTGTCCCACTAAATTTCCTGGCCTCTCTACTCCAAATCTCTATGCGAAACAACAACCTAGAAGGAAACCTCCCGGAAAACATCAAACAGTTGGGTTTTCTACAA CCCCCGGTTTCTCCTTCTCCGGGTGCCCAAAGCGCGCTCATTGCACTAGACCTCAGCAACAACGAGCTCAGCGGAATGCTACCACTGTTCATGGCGGCGATGCGGAGGCTCACGGCATTGACGCTGGAGAACAATAAGTTCACGAGTATGATTCCGACCACGCCTACTAATGAGGCCGTTCTG TCGCATAAGAAGTTGCTATCACGGGCGCACAAGGACTTGGCTGTTGTCATCGACGTGAGTTTCGAAGAAGGGTTTCCCTTGATCTTGACCGCGCTTGAGGTATTGGACAACTCAACCCAGTTGGTGCTCGAGATGGCTCAGCACTTGGATGAGAACATGGTCAGGATCATTGCTATGGATGGAACTGAAGGGCTTGTGAGAGGACAGAGCGTGCTCAACACCAGTGGGGCTCCTTGCCAAATAAATGAGATGGGTTTTGATTGA
- the LOC126601102 gene encoding BTB/POZ domain-containing protein SR1IP1-like isoform X1, which produces MSSKKKELLSSALKRTSEWIFSQEIPSDISINVGGVSFSLHKFPLISKCGHIKKLISESSYAADLSVIELSDVPGGSEAFELAARFCYGINFELSTGNIAMLRCVAEYLLMTEDYAVGNLVGRADAYLNEVALKSLAGAVTVLHMSENFLPMAEKVKLVSRCIDAIAFMACKEGQFSVSGRTDDGIEGAVFSAVSHPKPVVDWWAEDLTVLRIDIFQRVMIAMLARGFKQYALGPVLMLYAQKSLRGLEIFGKGRTKIELRQEHEKRVVLETIVSLLPREKNAMSVSFLSMLLRAAKTLETTVACQLDLEKRMGLQLAQAVLDDLLIPSYSLTGDTLLDVETVQRIMTNYLEYETEGSRLGYNAEDDFVSPALTDMERVGKLMENYLAEIATDRNISVSKFIGIAELIPEQSRATEDGMYRAIDIYLKAHPALSDMERKKVCSMMDCQKLSREACAHAAQNDRLPVHTVVQVLYYEQQRLRDVMNGNIGGESSVLPSKGSVHSTDIHTVPDELTILRRQNEELKIELVKMKMKLKELETSTMRTAMSSPMGNTPISADKPPLPRKSFMNLVSKRLGKLSPFVRADGVTPTGTKGRTKPSKDRRHSIS; this is translated from the exons ATGTCCTCTAAGAAGAAGGAGCTTCTTTCTTCTGCCTTGAAGAGAACTAGTGAATG GATTTTTTCGCAGGAGATTCCGAGTGATATTAGTATTAATGTTGGAGGAGTTTCCTTCTCATTGCACAAG TTCCCTTTAATTTCAAAATGTGGCCACATAAAGAAACTGATATCAGAATCTAGTTATGCTGCTGATCTATCTGTTATTGAGCTATCTGATGTTCCGGGTGGATCAGAAGCGTTTGAGCTTGCAGCAAGATTCTGTTATGGAATAAATTTCGAGTTAAGCACAGGAAACATCGCAATGCTGCGATGCGTGGCTGAGTATCTTCTGATGACTGAGGACTACGCGGTTGGAAACCTTGTGGGAAGAGCTGATGCATACTTGAATGAAGTGGCATTGAAAAGCCTAGCAGGTGCAGTTACTGTTTTGCACATGTCAGAAAATTTCCTCCCAATGGCGGAGAAGGTAAAATTAGTGAGCCGGTGCATAGATGCAATTGCTTTTATGGCCTGCAAAGAGGGCCAGTTCAGTGTGTCCGGTAGGACTGATGATGGCATTGAGGGTGCGGTTTTTTCAGCTGTGTCTCATCCAAAGCCTGTTGTGGATTGGTGGGCTGAAGACTTAACTGTTCTTAGAATTGATATCTTCCAACGCGTTATGATTGCAATGTTGGCAAGAGGGTTTAAGCAGTATGCTCTTGGACCAGTGCTCATGCTATATGCACAGAAATCGCTACGAGGTTTG GAAATATTTGGAAAGGGGAGGACGAAAATCGAGCTGCGACAAGAGCACGAGAAGAGGGTTGTCTTAGAAACAATTGTGAGTCTTCTGCCAAGGGAGAAAAATGCAATGTCAGTCAGCTTTCTTTCCATGCTTCTTCGTGCTGCGAAAACCCTTGAAACAACGGTTGCTTGCCAGCTAGATTTGGAGAAGAGAATGGGGTTGCAGTTGGCACAGGCTGTTTTAGATGATCTCTTGATTCCATCATATTCCCTTACCGGGGACACATTGCTTGATGTGGAGACTGTGCAAAGGATCATGACGAATTACCTTGAATATGAAACGGAGGGGAGCCGTTTGGGATACAATGCAGAGGACGATTTTGTTTCTCCTGCACTAACAGACATGGAACGCGTTGGAAAGCTAATGGAGAACTACCTGGCTGAAATAGCCACTGACCGCAACATATCTGTCTCTAAGTTCATTGGCATTGCTGAACTTATTCCAGAACAATCAAGGGCAACAGAAGATGGCATGTATAGAGCCATTGATATCTACCTAAAG GCTCATCCTGCTCTAAGTGATATGGAGAGAAAGAAAGTGTGCAGTATGATGGACTGCCAGAAGCTTTCACGAGAGGCCTGCGCTCACGCTGCACAGAATGACCGCCTTCCTGTTCACACTGTGGTCCAAGTGCTATACTATGAGCAGCAGCGCCTTCGAGATGTAATGAATGGCAACATAGGTGGTGAATCCTCTGTTCTTCCTTCCAAAGGGAGCGTACACTCCACTGATATCCACACGGTTCCTGATGAGCTCACCATCTTGCGTAGACAAAATGAGGAGCTAAAAATAGAGTTggtgaagatgaagatgaagctgAAAGAACTCGAAACGTCTACTATGAGAACAGCAATGAGCAGTCCAATGGGAAACACTCCAATATCTGCTGACAAACCTCCTCTGCCTCGAAAATCATTTATGAACTTGGTGTCGAAAAGACTTGGGAAGCTTTCTCCCTTTGTGCGTGCAGATGGAGTGACACCTACTGGTACCAAAGGCCGGACCAAACCTTCCAAAGATCGGCGGCATTCAATTTCCTGA
- the LOC126601102 gene encoding BTB/POZ domain-containing protein SR1IP1-like isoform X2: protein MLRCVAEYLLMTEDYAVGNLVGRADAYLNEVALKSLAGAVTVLHMSENFLPMAEKVKLVSRCIDAIAFMACKEGQFSVSGRTDDGIEGAVFSAVSHPKPVVDWWAEDLTVLRIDIFQRVMIAMLARGFKQYALGPVLMLYAQKSLRGLEIFGKGRTKIELRQEHEKRVVLETIVSLLPREKNAMSVSFLSMLLRAAKTLETTVACQLDLEKRMGLQLAQAVLDDLLIPSYSLTGDTLLDVETVQRIMTNYLEYETEGSRLGYNAEDDFVSPALTDMERVGKLMENYLAEIATDRNISVSKFIGIAELIPEQSRATEDGMYRAIDIYLKAHPALSDMERKKVCSMMDCQKLSREACAHAAQNDRLPVHTVVQVLYYEQQRLRDVMNGNIGGESSVLPSKGSVHSTDIHTVPDELTILRRQNEELKIELVKMKMKLKELETSTMRTAMSSPMGNTPISADKPPLPRKSFMNLVSKRLGKLSPFVRADGVTPTGTKGRTKPSKDRRHSIS from the exons ATGCTGCGATGCGTGGCTGAGTATCTTCTGATGACTGAGGACTACGCGGTTGGAAACCTTGTGGGAAGAGCTGATGCATACTTGAATGAAGTGGCATTGAAAAGCCTAGCAGGTGCAGTTACTGTTTTGCACATGTCAGAAAATTTCCTCCCAATGGCGGAGAAGGTAAAATTAGTGAGCCGGTGCATAGATGCAATTGCTTTTATGGCCTGCAAAGAGGGCCAGTTCAGTGTGTCCGGTAGGACTGATGATGGCATTGAGGGTGCGGTTTTTTCAGCTGTGTCTCATCCAAAGCCTGTTGTGGATTGGTGGGCTGAAGACTTAACTGTTCTTAGAATTGATATCTTCCAACGCGTTATGATTGCAATGTTGGCAAGAGGGTTTAAGCAGTATGCTCTTGGACCAGTGCTCATGCTATATGCACAGAAATCGCTACGAGGTTTG GAAATATTTGGAAAGGGGAGGACGAAAATCGAGCTGCGACAAGAGCACGAGAAGAGGGTTGTCTTAGAAACAATTGTGAGTCTTCTGCCAAGGGAGAAAAATGCAATGTCAGTCAGCTTTCTTTCCATGCTTCTTCGTGCTGCGAAAACCCTTGAAACAACGGTTGCTTGCCAGCTAGATTTGGAGAAGAGAATGGGGTTGCAGTTGGCACAGGCTGTTTTAGATGATCTCTTGATTCCATCATATTCCCTTACCGGGGACACATTGCTTGATGTGGAGACTGTGCAAAGGATCATGACGAATTACCTTGAATATGAAACGGAGGGGAGCCGTTTGGGATACAATGCAGAGGACGATTTTGTTTCTCCTGCACTAACAGACATGGAACGCGTTGGAAAGCTAATGGAGAACTACCTGGCTGAAATAGCCACTGACCGCAACATATCTGTCTCTAAGTTCATTGGCATTGCTGAACTTATTCCAGAACAATCAAGGGCAACAGAAGATGGCATGTATAGAGCCATTGATATCTACCTAAAG GCTCATCCTGCTCTAAGTGATATGGAGAGAAAGAAAGTGTGCAGTATGATGGACTGCCAGAAGCTTTCACGAGAGGCCTGCGCTCACGCTGCACAGAATGACCGCCTTCCTGTTCACACTGTGGTCCAAGTGCTATACTATGAGCAGCAGCGCCTTCGAGATGTAATGAATGGCAACATAGGTGGTGAATCCTCTGTTCTTCCTTCCAAAGGGAGCGTACACTCCACTGATATCCACACGGTTCCTGATGAGCTCACCATCTTGCGTAGACAAAATGAGGAGCTAAAAATAGAGTTggtgaagatgaagatgaagctgAAAGAACTCGAAACGTCTACTATGAGAACAGCAATGAGCAGTCCAATGGGAAACACTCCAATATCTGCTGACAAACCTCCTCTGCCTCGAAAATCATTTATGAACTTGGTGTCGAAAAGACTTGGGAAGCTTTCTCCCTTTGTGCGTGCAGATGGAGTGACACCTACTGGTACCAAAGGCCGGACCAAACCTTCCAAAGATCGGCGGCATTCAATTTCCTGA
- the LOC126601313 gene encoding uncharacterized protein LOC126601313 isoform X2 yields MEKLLKPYDKEYMRMAILKHEETFKEQVYELHRLYHLQKILMKSSIGKRRPNVQKQESWDLNYHHNQEAQFNPQRKLDLEQPAAAAGAGEYIADTEGDDGVLEIIDETEIELTLGPTRYNSNSNNSNRSSSSNRRKRGGEAAALTLSDSAGPSSFSSSCSTGSSHTINRKSSFSRRTNQSTIHGQLLPADMASGGYRRSGGSKISSSNVNGGEEQLRQDERLKLPPWLFQVLSLNMT; encoded by the exons ATGGAGAAGCTTCTCAAGCCATATGATAAGGAGTACATGAGGATGGCCATTTTAAAGCACGAAGAAACTTTCAAAGAGCAG GTATATGAACTTCATAGGCTATATCATTTGCAGAAGATATTGATGAAAAGCTCCATTGGAAAAAGAAGGCCCAATGTACAGAAACAAGAGAGTTGGGATTTAAATTATCATCACAACCAAGAGGCACAATTTAACCCACAAAGGAAACTAGATTTAGAACAGCCTGCAGCAGCAGCAGGAGCAGGAGAGTACATTGCAGACACAGAAGGAGATGATGGGGTGCTAGAGATCATAGATGAGACTGAGATTGAGTTGACTCTAGGCCCCACCAGATACAACAGCAACAGCAACAACAGCAacagaagcagcagcagcaacagaaGGAAGAGAGGAGGAGAGGCAGCAGCACTAACACTATCAGATTCAGCAGGTCCAAGTAGTTTCTCATCTTCTTGTTCTACTGGATCAAGCCATACAATAAACAGGAAAAGTAGTTTCTCCAGGAGGACCAATCAAAGTACTATACATGGGCAGCTGCTGCCTGCTGACATGGCATCAGGAGGGTAcagaagaagtggagggagTAAAATCAGCAGCAGCAATGTTAATGGTGGAGAAGAACAGTTGAGACAGGATGAGAGGCTAAAACTGCCTCCTTGGCTTTtccaagttttgagcttgaacaTGACTTGA
- the LOC126601313 gene encoding uncharacterized protein LOC126601313 isoform X1, which translates to MHNTNHHISRTLFIPSYLNTFSAFFSSFGRYSYFSTKVSDLQNSGYILVEGCQIKLLRMEKLLKPYDKEYMRMAILKHEETFKEQVYELHRLYHLQKILMKSSIGKRRPNVQKQESWDLNYHHNQEAQFNPQRKLDLEQPAAAAGAGEYIADTEGDDGVLEIIDETEIELTLGPTRYNSNSNNSNRSSSSNRRKRGGEAAALTLSDSAGPSSFSSSCSTGSSHTINRKSSFSRRTNQSTIHGQLLPADMASGGYRRSGGSKISSSNVNGGEEQLRQDERLKLPPWLFQVLSLNMT; encoded by the exons ATGCATAATACAAACCATCATATTTCTAGGACATTATTCATTCCTTCCTATCTAAATACATtttctgcttttttttcttcatttggcAGATATTCATATTTCAGCACAAAAGTGTCAGACCTTCAAAATTCAGGATATATTCTTGTAGAAGGTTGCCAAATAAAGCTTCTACGTATGGAGAAGCTTCTCAAGCCATATGATAAGGAGTACATGAGGATGGCCATTTTAAAGCACGAAGAAACTTTCAAAGAGCAG GTATATGAACTTCATAGGCTATATCATTTGCAGAAGATATTGATGAAAAGCTCCATTGGAAAAAGAAGGCCCAATGTACAGAAACAAGAGAGTTGGGATTTAAATTATCATCACAACCAAGAGGCACAATTTAACCCACAAAGGAAACTAGATTTAGAACAGCCTGCAGCAGCAGCAGGAGCAGGAGAGTACATTGCAGACACAGAAGGAGATGATGGGGTGCTAGAGATCATAGATGAGACTGAGATTGAGTTGACTCTAGGCCCCACCAGATACAACAGCAACAGCAACAACAGCAacagaagcagcagcagcaacagaaGGAAGAGAGGAGGAGAGGCAGCAGCACTAACACTATCAGATTCAGCAGGTCCAAGTAGTTTCTCATCTTCTTGTTCTACTGGATCAAGCCATACAATAAACAGGAAAAGTAGTTTCTCCAGGAGGACCAATCAAAGTACTATACATGGGCAGCTGCTGCCTGCTGACATGGCATCAGGAGGGTAcagaagaagtggagggagTAAAATCAGCAGCAGCAATGTTAATGGTGGAGAAGAACAGTTGAGACAGGATGAGAGGCTAAAACTGCCTCCTTGGCTTTtccaagttttgagcttgaacaTGACTTGA